From Juglans regia cultivar Chandler chromosome 8, Walnut 2.0, whole genome shotgun sequence, the proteins below share one genomic window:
- the LOC109001621 gene encoding uncharacterized protein LOC109001621 produces MVRPRRPTDVPEDELPRGDGNYAMARALNRMTEFLQQNFRPQQREQYRAMQAGCTYERFLAHRTPAFSGEEDPLRARRWIQDLERTFEVCGCTEAQRVLYGSYMLQGDVANWWETKRSLLEMELGSLAAVSWQRFRKEFDDRVFPVSVRRQMAREFNNLVQGDMTVEQYARKFMELGRFALHLIATEEMRAKRFQEGLRPQIRRQVACLEI; encoded by the coding sequence ATGGTGAGACCAAGAAGGCCTACTGATGTGCCTGAAGATGAGTTACCAAGGGGTGATGGGAACTACGCCATGGCTAGGGCGTTAAATAGGATGACGGAGTTCCTCCAACAGAATTTTCGGCCACAGCAAAGAGAACAGTACAGGGCGATGCAGGCCGGGTGCACCTATGAGCGCTTCTTAGCGCATAGGACCCCTGCCTTTTCTGGTGAAGAGGATCCATTACGGGCTAGAAGGTGGATTCAAGATCTGGAAAGAACGTTTGAAGTCTGTGGATGCACTGAGGCCCAGAGGGTATTATATGGAAGCTATATGCTGCAAGGTGATGTGGCAAATTGGTGGGAGACCAAGCGGTCATTGTTAGAAATGGAGTTGGGATCCTTGGCTGCTGTGTCTTGGCAGCGTTTTAGGAAGGAATTTGATGACCGAGTCTTCCCTGTTTCGGTGAGACGGCAAATGGCTCGGGAGTTCAATAATTTGGTTCAAGGAGACATGACTGTCGAGCAGTATGCAAGGAAATTTATGGAGCTTGGACGGTTCGCTCTTCACCTCATTGCTACTGAAGAGATGCGGGCTAAACGTTTCCAAGAAGGGTTGCGCCCTCAAATCCGCAGGCAGGTCGCATGCCTGGAAATCTAG
- the LOC118343728 gene encoding uncharacterized protein LOC118343728, whose protein sequence is MSSHAMRTTTRCSLHGGSKYYVSQINYNNYTIRIVDSGIQEDNYSFIPRYFLNHDTLGLPDWDSYPPYGSSSNNLTTLTLSEVVAIVNCEKPVTSASPFHLKTTSTNCSYINKGYGSSSNSSFSQDSKRYLYLIVGYGANVRDVEESCTIEQISLTSWPGQIYADPNISCIDIRNLFSNGFEVSWYGIYCGICGSYDNCYIHEYDNQVSCYRWGNINTWVTFLRELVAH, encoded by the exons ATGAGCTCTCATGCGATGAGAACAACAACACGTTGTTCTTTACATGGTGGTAGTAAATACTACGTAAGccaaatcaattacaacaacTACACAATCCGAATTGTAGACTCAGGTATTCAGGAGGATAATTACTCTTTCATCCCTCGTTATTTTCTAAACCATGATACTTTGGGGCTGCCGGACTGGGATTCATATCCACCATATGGGAGTAGTAGTAACAATTTAACAACGCTAACACTATCAGAAGTTGTGGCTATTGTGAACTGTGAAAAGCCAGTGACTTCAGCTTCCCCTTTCCATTTGAAAACGACTTCTACGAATTGTTCTTATATCAATAAGGGATATGGGTCTTCTTCCAACTCATCTTTTTCTCAAGATTCCAAACGGTACTTATATCTTATTGTTGGCTATGGAGCGAATGTGAGGGATGTGGAGGAGTCATGCACGATAGAGCAAATCTCTCTGACATCGTGGCCAGGACAAATTTATGCTGATCCTAATATTTCCTGTATAGACATCCGCAATTTATTCTCAAATGGTTTTGAGGTTTCATGGTATGGGATTTATTGTGGAATCTGCGGATCATACGATAATTGCTACATACATGAGTACGATAATCAAGTTTCTTGCTACAGATGGG GAAATATAAATACTTGGGTTACTTTCTTACGAGAACTGGTCGCACAttaa
- the LOC108998160 gene encoding rust resistance kinase Lr10-like, producing the protein MYDNVEEFLQGQNNLMPIRYSLSEIKKMTKGFRERLGEGGYGKVFTGTLRSGHLVAVKMLSQSKANGQDFINEVATIGRIHHVNIVQLIGFCVHGSKRALIYEFMPNGSLNKHIFSPEANNLSYEKRYDIALGVARGIEYLHQGCDMQILHFDIKPHNILLDENFKPKVSDFGLAKLYPVEDSIVPLTHARGTFGYMALEMLYKNIGGVSYKADVYSFGMLLMEMVSRRKNLNVSTEHLSQIYFPTWVYDQFHDGKNIEIQDATEDERKLCKKMMIVALWCIQLKPSDRPSMNKVVKMLEGDVECLQVPLKPHQPSPKREIKDARDNSNQASSSIQSDQSSLT; encoded by the coding sequence ATGTATGACAATGTTGAAGAATTTCTACAAGGCCAAAATAACCTCATGCCAATAAGGTACTCTCTctcagaaattaagaaaatgactaaaGGTTTTAGGGAAAGATTGGGTGAAGGAGGATATGGCAAAGTATTTACAGGAACACTTCGAAGTGGACATCTTGTAGCAGTAAAGATGTTAAGTCAATCCAAAGCAAATGGGCAAGATTTTATCAATGAAGTAGCAACCATTGGAAGGATCCATCATGTGAATATAGTGCAACTCATTGGTTTTTGTGTACATGGTTCAAAGCGTGCCCTTATATATGAGTTCATGCCCAATGGATCtctaaacaaacacattttttcaCCAGAAGCAAATAACCTCAGCTACGAGAAAAGATATGATATTGCTTTAGGAGTGGCTCGCGGGATTGAGTATTTACATCAAGGATGTgacatgcaaattttacatttcgACATTAAGCCTCACAACATTCTTCTTGACGAGAATTTTAAACCCAAAGTTTCGGATTTTGGCTTAGCGAAATTGTACCCGGTGGAAGATAGTATTGTTCCTTTGACTCATGCAAGAGGAACGTTTGGATACATGGCTCTTGAAatgctttacaaaaatattggagGTGTTTCATACAAAGCTGATGTCTATAGCTTTGGAATGTTGTTGATGGAAATGGTGAGCAGAAGAAAGAACTTGAATGTATCTACAGAACATTTAAGTCAAATTTACTTCCCCACTTGGGTATATGATCAATTCCATGATGGAAAGAATATAGAAATACAAGATGCTACTGAAGATGAAAGAAAACTatgtaagaagatgatgatagtcGCATTATGGTGCATACAATTGAAGCCTAGCGATCGTCCATCAATGAACAAAGTCGTCAAAATGCTTGAAGGAGATGTTGAATGCTTGCAAGTTCCTCTCAAGCCTCACCAACCATCaccaaagagagagataaaggaTGCTAGAGATAATTCAAATCAAGCTTCATCATCAATTCAATCAGATCAATCAAGtcttacttaa